In Myxococcus guangdongensis, one genomic interval encodes:
- a CDS encoding TadE/TadG family type IV pilus assembly protein, producing the protein MTTPAITRRGQVHLGRRARRGAATTEFAILTPVFVLLILGTTYFWEVQHVRLKAAEVVRYVAFERTVRSDVNRIVSEARTRYQDLDGTTKTGSRPTGLGHRNRVTLDIQAEDTEASLQDESLSGDGRPGGAMQGMSVVLGALGSTAGKVAQAMGLDPNRGAVRAQVEVRIENGLIPSQLAFLTRGVDDPRLDVTFKESFFLVHDTWRAWNPGDHPANTYPRVEELTYLRVRQIAYAGLASQGGTLDAIGAVLSVLGLDFPLKSDYLRDSVSIKSVKDSGRYMAAPNTDTRTVPGDRLFAAYWRSDIDPCFNGCEPEPIKEKRGLKGSSEKGHYNWPMRAYNCRGDFFQGAAKSDAPESEYALSKSQGKEYFNYGNFACADGPNTSRDNE; encoded by the coding sequence ATGACGACTCCAGCCATCACGAGGCGAGGACAGGTCCACCTGGGCCGGAGGGCACGGCGGGGCGCGGCGACGACGGAGTTCGCCATCCTCACGCCCGTCTTCGTGCTGCTCATCCTGGGCACGACCTACTTCTGGGAGGTGCAGCACGTGCGCCTCAAGGCCGCGGAGGTGGTGCGCTACGTCGCCTTCGAGCGCACGGTGCGCTCCGACGTGAACCGCATCGTCAGCGAGGCGAGGACGCGCTACCAGGACCTCGACGGGACCACCAAGACGGGCTCGCGCCCGACGGGGCTGGGCCACAGGAACCGCGTCACGCTCGACATCCAAGCGGAGGACACGGAGGCCTCGCTCCAGGACGAGTCCCTCTCGGGCGATGGCCGCCCCGGAGGCGCGATGCAGGGGATGAGCGTGGTGCTCGGCGCGCTGGGCTCCACCGCGGGCAAGGTCGCGCAGGCCATGGGACTGGACCCCAACCGAGGCGCCGTGCGCGCGCAGGTGGAGGTCCGCATCGAGAACGGCCTCATCCCCTCGCAGCTCGCCTTCCTCACCCGCGGCGTCGACGACCCGCGCCTGGATGTGACCTTCAAGGAGTCCTTCTTCCTGGTCCACGACACGTGGCGCGCGTGGAACCCGGGCGACCATCCCGCCAATACCTATCCCCGCGTCGAGGAGCTCACCTATCTGCGGGTGAGACAGATTGCCTACGCGGGCCTCGCCTCCCAGGGCGGGACGCTCGACGCCATCGGCGCGGTGCTGTCCGTGCTGGGCTTGGACTTCCCCCTGAAGTCCGACTACCTGCGCGACTCCGTGAGCATCAAGAGCGTGAAGGACTCGGGTCGCTACATGGCCGCACCGAACACCGACACTCGCACCGTCCCCGGAGACAGGCTGTTCGCCGCGTACTGGCGGAGCGACATCGATCCTTGCTTCAACGGTTGCGAGCCCGAGCCCATCAAGGAGAAGCGTGGGCTCAAGGGCTCTTCGGAGAAGGGCCACTACAACTGGCCCATGCGTGCATACAACTGCCGAGGCGACTTCTTCCAGGGCGCGGCGAAGTCCGATGCGCCGGAGTCCGAGTACGCGCTCTCGAAGAGCCAGGGCAAGGAGTACTTCAACTACGGCAACTTCGCGTGCGCGGACGGTCCGAACACGAGCCGGGACAACGAGTAG